In Geopsychrobacter electrodiphilus DSM 16401, a single window of DNA contains:
- a CDS encoding MarR family winged helix-turn-helix transcriptional regulator: MDFDIEKSVGFLLAKAHQNLFAQFRDLLAPHGITPPQFALLGFLWKQDGLSQVELSEKTEIDRTTLSGLIDRLEKQGLVTRQPHPGDRRAFLVALTSAGRAIESLLVPLAMQIRQQLKDGLSPEEYEQLCFLLNRLRGVRHD, encoded by the coding sequence ATGGATTTTGATATTGAGAAAAGCGTCGGATTCCTTTTGGCGAAGGCGCACCAGAATCTCTTCGCCCAATTTCGTGATCTGCTCGCACCACACGGGATCACCCCACCGCAGTTCGCACTCCTCGGATTCCTGTGGAAACAGGACGGCCTCTCCCAGGTCGAGCTGTCCGAGAAGACCGAAATTGACCGAACGACCTTAAGCGGCCTGATTGACCGCTTGGAGAAACAGGGACTGGTCACCCGCCAGCCCCACCCCGGAGACCGGCGAGCCTTCCTGGTGGCGTTAACCTCAGCCGGCCGCGCTATTGAATCACTGCTGGTACCGCTCGCCATGCAGATTCGCCAACAGCTCAAAGACGGGCTGTCCCCGGAAGAATATGAACAACTCTGTTTCCTGCTGAACCGCCTGCGAGGTGTCCGTCATGACTAG
- a CDS encoding TIGR00266 family protein has product MRCHEVDYTIVGDDMQMVQIELDPSETVIAEAGAMNYMEQDIQFEARMGDGSQADQGLMGKLFSAGKRVLAGESIFLTHFTNRGSTKRHVAFAAPYTGKIIPLDLNKLGGEVLCQKDSFLCAAYGTKLDIAFQRRLGTGFFGGEGFILQRMQGDGLVFVHASGTIVERQLQGETLRVDTGCLVAFEPSVDYNIERAGNLKSMLFAGEGLFLATLSGHGKVWIQSLPFSRLADRILANAPRAGGSSKGEGSVLGGFGRLLDGD; this is encoded by the coding sequence ATGCGCTGTCACGAAGTTGATTACACGATTGTCGGTGACGATATGCAGATGGTTCAGATCGAGCTCGACCCGAGTGAGACGGTCATCGCCGAGGCCGGGGCGATGAACTACATGGAGCAGGATATTCAGTTCGAGGCGCGGATGGGGGATGGCTCGCAGGCCGACCAGGGGTTGATGGGCAAGCTGTTCAGCGCGGGGAAGCGTGTGCTGGCCGGAGAATCGATTTTCTTGACCCACTTTACCAACCGGGGGAGCACCAAACGGCACGTCGCCTTTGCTGCACCCTACACCGGCAAGATCATCCCGCTGGATCTTAACAAGCTTGGCGGAGAGGTGCTCTGCCAGAAAGATTCCTTTCTGTGTGCGGCCTATGGCACCAAACTGGATATTGCGTTTCAGCGTCGCCTGGGGACCGGCTTCTTTGGTGGTGAAGGATTTATCCTGCAGCGGATGCAGGGTGACGGTCTGGTGTTCGTCCACGCCAGCGGGACCATCGTTGAAAGACAACTCCAGGGGGAAACCTTGCGCGTCGACACCGGCTGCCTGGTCGCTTTTGAGCCGAGCGTCGATTACAACATTGAGCGTGCCGGGAATCTTAAAAGCATGTTATTTGCTGGCGAAGGGCTGTTTCTTGCGACCTTGAGCGGTCATGGCAAGGTCTGGATTCAGAGTTTGCCATTCAGCCGTCTGGCCGATCGGATTCTCGCTAATGCGCCGAGAGCAGGTGGCTCAAGTAAAGGGGAAGGCTCGGTCCTGGGTGGATTTGGTCGTCTTTTAGATGGTGATTGA
- a CDS encoding DHA2 family efflux MFS transporter permease subunit, giving the protein MSQPKAINKWLITITVMLPTIMEIVDTSVANVALPHMQGSLNAGTDEITWVLTSYLVANAVVLPMTGWLSRMFGRKRFLITCIVLFTIASFLCGAAPNLGFLIFFRILQGAAGGALIPNSQAILMETFPPKEQGMAMAIFGIGAMFGPIIGPALGGYVTDQLNWRWIFYINFPIGIIAVIMAASFLVDPEYLRNKQKISIDYWGLALLVLAFGTLQIVLDKGHQEDWFASGFITAFSLISFFSLIALILVELRHPHPIVNLRLFKYVSYSAGNFLMFIFGFCLYSAIMLIPLFLQTLMGYNATSAGMVLAPGGVVTLITMPFVGAALSRGVQGRYIVFCGLSIGATAMFIMQGFTLEASYFDFVWPRMVLGLGLGMIFVPLTTTTLSVIPKPEMGNATGMYNLLRNIGGSVGIAVSATLLQRFNQFYQNQLVAHVNPLNPQFQQKLATLTQAAIGRGVPPSEAEHTALAMIYQLVQRQAGMLAYNHVFWILGVAFLTVIPCLLLLRKGEGEAPAGLH; this is encoded by the coding sequence ATGAGCCAACCCAAAGCCATTAACAAGTGGCTGATCACCATCACCGTAATGCTGCCGACGATCATGGAGATCGTCGACACCTCGGTCGCCAACGTCGCGCTGCCGCATATGCAGGGGAGTCTGAACGCCGGGACCGACGAGATCACCTGGGTGCTGACCTCATATCTGGTCGCCAACGCCGTAGTTCTGCCGATGACCGGATGGTTGTCACGCATGTTCGGACGCAAGCGTTTTCTCATCACCTGCATCGTGCTCTTCACCATCGCCTCGTTTTTATGCGGCGCGGCGCCGAACCTTGGTTTTCTGATCTTCTTCCGCATCCTGCAGGGCGCGGCCGGCGGCGCGCTGATCCCCAACAGTCAGGCGATCCTGATGGAGACCTTCCCGCCCAAGGAACAGGGGATGGCGATGGCGATCTTCGGCATCGGCGCCATGTTCGGCCCGATTATCGGACCGGCCCTGGGTGGTTACGTCACCGATCAGCTCAACTGGCGCTGGATCTTCTATATCAACTTCCCCATCGGGATCATCGCGGTGATCATGGCCGCCAGCTTTCTGGTCGATCCCGAATACCTGCGCAACAAACAAAAGATCAGCATCGACTACTGGGGTCTGGCGCTGTTGGTCCTCGCTTTCGGCACTCTGCAGATCGTGCTCGACAAGGGACATCAGGAGGACTGGTTTGCCTCCGGTTTTATCACGGCCTTCTCCCTGATCTCGTTCTTCTCACTGATCGCGTTGATTCTCGTCGAACTGCGTCATCCCCACCCTATCGTCAATTTAAGGCTGTTTAAATACGTCTCTTACTCGGCGGGAAACTTTCTGATGTTCATCTTCGGTTTCTGCCTTTACAGCGCGATCATGCTGATCCCGCTCTTTCTGCAGACCCTGATGGGCTACAACGCAACCAGCGCCGGTATGGTCCTCGCTCCCGGCGGGGTCGTGACCCTCATCACCATGCCGTTTGTCGGCGCCGCCCTGTCGCGCGGCGTACAGGGGCGTTATATCGTCTTCTGCGGGCTGTCCATCGGTGCGACGGCGATGTTCATCATGCAGGGCTTCACCCTTGAAGCCTCTTACTTCGATTTCGTCTGGCCACGCATGGTCCTCGGCCTGGGGCTGGGAATGATCTTCGTGCCGCTGACCACCACCACGCTGTCGGTCATCCCCAAACCGGAGATGGGGAACGCCACCGGCATGTACAACCTGCTGCGCAACATCGGCGGCAGCGTCGGCATTGCGGTCTCGGCAACCCTGCTGCAGCGCTTCAACCAATTCTACCAGAACCAGCTTGTCGCCCACGTTAACCCGCTGAACCCGCAGTTCCAGCAGAAACTCGCGACTCTGACCCAGGCCGCCATCGGTCGCGGGGTGCCCCCGAGTGAAGCCGAACACACCGCTCTGGCGATGATCTACCAGCTGGTTCAACGGCAGGCGGGGATGCTCGCCTACAACCACGTCTTCTGGATTTTGGGAGTCGCCTTTCTCACGGTCATCCCCTGCCTGCTCCTGTTGCGCAAGGGAGAAGGTGAGGCGCCGGCAGGGCTGCATTAG
- a CDS encoding TolC family protein, whose amino-acid sequence MTRKLLCLLLLLGCFATLAAAEPLTLEDCLQRVREQNPDLLAAASGPRLAATAAEGARSAYRPQVQLSAGYTEQQAPQQVVIGGNSAQTQDQGYAHLSLGVDQLVYDFGRTSGGIAAAAATSRAAAHAYASTEQDLLLQTLTAYYRVLNAASLLKTAKEEVNQTEAHLHTAQALFDQGVVTRNDLLQAEVRLASSRQQVLARAGSEENAWLTLNYLTARPPEARGELSAGPLPSLEPETEPTATRPDLLAQSERIESAQEALRQAKGDYRPELFAHLGADYVENSYVQEQTIYSTTVGLRMTLYNGGLRNAKLRQAEENVHREQQRLTNLQQRARLETQSARNDARVAAQQIAVAQSAIRQAEENLRINQNRYKEQIGTATDVLDAQTLLTQAKTDLVRTQFDYQVAVARVRHAAGQL is encoded by the coding sequence ATGACTAGAAAACTGCTCTGTCTGTTGCTGCTGCTGGGTTGTTTCGCGACGCTTGCAGCGGCCGAACCTCTAACCCTTGAAGATTGCCTGCAGCGGGTACGTGAACAGAACCCTGACCTGTTAGCTGCCGCCAGCGGACCACGTCTCGCCGCGACTGCAGCCGAAGGCGCCCGAAGTGCCTACCGTCCGCAGGTTCAGCTTTCGGCCGGCTACACCGAGCAGCAGGCTCCGCAACAGGTGGTAATCGGCGGAAACAGTGCCCAGACCCAGGATCAGGGGTACGCTCATCTCAGCCTGGGTGTCGATCAGCTGGTCTATGACTTCGGCCGGACTTCAGGCGGCATCGCCGCCGCCGCCGCAACCAGCCGCGCAGCTGCTCACGCCTACGCATCAACCGAGCAGGACCTGTTACTGCAGACCCTGACCGCCTATTACCGAGTGCTGAATGCAGCCTCACTTCTTAAGACAGCCAAGGAAGAAGTCAACCAGACAGAGGCTCACCTGCACACCGCCCAGGCGCTCTTTGATCAGGGGGTGGTCACGCGTAACGACCTGCTGCAGGCCGAGGTCCGGCTGGCCTCGAGTCGCCAGCAGGTCCTGGCGCGCGCCGGAAGCGAAGAGAACGCCTGGCTCACGCTCAACTATCTGACCGCCCGCCCCCCCGAAGCCCGCGGCGAACTGAGCGCCGGCCCGCTGCCGAGTCTCGAACCTGAGACTGAACCGACGGCGACCCGCCCCGATCTCCTCGCCCAGAGTGAACGGATCGAGAGCGCACAAGAGGCGCTGCGTCAGGCCAAAGGAGATTACCGCCCCGAACTCTTCGCCCATCTTGGCGCGGATTACGTCGAAAACAGTTACGTTCAGGAACAGACCATCTACTCAACCACCGTCGGGCTGCGCATGACTCTCTATAATGGCGGATTACGCAACGCCAAGCTGCGCCAGGCCGAAGAGAATGTGCACCGCGAACAACAACGCCTGACCAACCTGCAACAGCGTGCACGACTCGAGACCCAATCGGCCCGCAACGATGCGCGAGTCGCAGCGCAGCAGATCGCCGTGGCACAGAGTGCGATCCGCCAGGCTGAAGAGAACCTGCGTATCAACCAGAATCGTTACAAGGAACAGATCGGGACCGCGACCGACGTACTGGATGCCCAGACCCTGCTGACCCAGGCCAAAACCGATCTGGTCCGGACCCAATTCGATTATCAGGTAGCCGTGGCGCGCGTGCGTCACGCCGCCGGACAACTTTGA
- a CDS encoding HlyD family secretion protein, which yields MSETDNQTPALTKQVDNNENAAKGNGRRRIGLVLAVLILSGVLTASWLWYKSKVELTTDDAFIESHIHLISARVSGQVATIAVADNQKVAAGDLLVVLDPARYQAQVAKAEALLAQARNTTGENQAIIGAQEAAVNQARARLSQAKTDLQRGTALFAHEVIPQERLDQLKTAQRVAQATLEQARQELHAAKAKLGDAGVGGEQAKIAERTAELELAKLNLAYTRIFAPVAGYVTRKSVQVGNNIQTGQPLLALVALDNPWIIANYKESQLTHLEPGQRVDFRVDSYPGQIFSGRVDSIMAGTGAAFSLLPPENASGNYVKVVQRVPVKISIDPSSDPQHQLRIGMSVQPTIYTGRSLGDILATLDPFN from the coding sequence ATGAGCGAAACAGACAACCAGACCCCGGCACTAACCAAGCAGGTCGACAACAACGAAAACGCAGCAAAAGGGAACGGCAGGCGTCGAATCGGCCTGGTGCTGGCGGTTCTGATCCTGAGCGGGGTCTTGACCGCGTCCTGGCTTTGGTACAAGAGCAAGGTCGAACTTACGACCGATGACGCCTTCATCGAGAGCCATATCCATCTGATTTCGGCGCGGGTTTCCGGCCAGGTCGCAACCATCGCCGTCGCCGACAATCAAAAGGTTGCCGCCGGGGATCTGCTGGTGGTACTCGACCCGGCCAGGTATCAGGCCCAGGTAGCGAAAGCTGAAGCGCTGCTGGCCCAGGCCCGCAATACCACTGGTGAGAACCAGGCGATCATCGGCGCCCAGGAAGCCGCGGTGAACCAGGCCCGCGCCCGCTTGTCACAGGCAAAAACCGACCTGCAACGCGGCACAGCCCTCTTCGCCCACGAGGTCATTCCACAGGAGCGGCTCGATCAGCTCAAGACCGCACAACGGGTCGCACAGGCCACCCTGGAGCAGGCACGGCAAGAGCTGCACGCGGCCAAAGCCAAGCTCGGCGACGCCGGTGTGGGTGGCGAACAGGCCAAGATTGCCGAACGCACCGCCGAGCTCGAGCTGGCCAAACTGAACCTCGCGTACACCCGAATATTCGCCCCGGTGGCCGGCTATGTGACGCGTAAATCGGTGCAGGTCGGCAACAATATACAGACGGGGCAACCACTGCTTGCCCTGGTTGCTCTGGATAACCCCTGGATCATCGCCAATTACAAGGAGAGCCAACTCACCCATCTTGAGCCGGGACAGCGGGTAGATTTTCGGGTCGATTCCTATCCGGGACAGATCTTCAGTGGCCGGGTCGACAGCATTATGGCCGGGACCGGAGCGGCCTTCTCGCTCCTGCCGCCGGAGAACGCCAGCGGCAACTACGTCAAGGTGGTCCAGCGCGTGCCGGTTAAGATCAGCATCGATCCCTCCAGCGACCCGCAGCATCAGTTACGCATCGGCATGAGCGTCCAACCGACCATTTATACCGGCCGCAGCCTGGGCGATATCCTCGCCACGCTCGACCCATTTAACTGA
- a CDS encoding radical SAM protein has protein sequence MYYFDYNQPLFRPPSEGRSLIFQITLGCSQNDCTFCGMYKMKQFSLRPVAEIQAEMQMIPLARRAMVQRVFLGDGDALVYPQAGLGEILDLLAVNFPNLTRVAAYASPNSLTTKSVEELRLLRDKKLRILYFGLESGDDATLLLIKKGFNAQRMLQLCQKAKDAQLKLSVTAILGLAGRTRTREHALATADWVTQLSPEYFSLLTMFRRHNDAHFALIDQLSNGEVLQEALTVVRALSPQKTILRSNHVSNILHLEGSYPKDRERIIGQAEHCLVQGARDPDWYNLVPDYEETHY, from the coding sequence ATGTATTATTTTGATTACAATCAGCCGCTTTTTCGTCCGCCTTCAGAAGGGCGCAGCCTGATTTTTCAAATCACTCTCGGGTGCAGCCAGAATGATTGCACCTTTTGCGGCATGTATAAAATGAAGCAGTTCAGCTTGCGACCGGTGGCGGAGATTCAGGCCGAGATGCAGATGATTCCCCTGGCCCGTCGGGCTATGGTGCAACGGGTGTTTCTGGGTGATGGTGATGCACTGGTTTATCCCCAGGCCGGGCTTGGCGAAATTCTCGATCTACTGGCGGTAAATTTCCCCAATTTGACCCGGGTCGCCGCTTATGCTTCGCCGAACAGTTTGACCACCAAGTCGGTCGAAGAGTTAAGGCTCCTGCGCGACAAAAAGCTGCGCATCCTCTATTTCGGGCTTGAATCCGGTGACGATGCGACCCTGTTGCTGATCAAGAAGGGCTTTAATGCCCAACGGATGCTGCAGCTCTGCCAAAAAGCCAAAGATGCGCAGCTGAAGCTGTCGGTCACCGCAATCCTCGGTCTGGCCGGCAGGACGCGTACCCGTGAGCATGCTCTGGCGACGGCCGACTGGGTAACTCAACTGTCACCCGAGTATTTTTCACTGCTGACCATGTTTCGCCGTCACAATGACGCCCATTTTGCATTGATTGATCAACTCAGTAACGGTGAAGTGTTACAGGAAGCCCTGACGGTTGTGCGCGCTCTCTCCCCCCAAAAAACTATTCTGCGCTCCAATCATGTCTCAAACATTCTCCATTTAGAGGGGAGCTACCCGAAGGATCGAGAGCGGATCATCGGCCAGGCTGAACATTGTCTGGTACAAGGGGCGCGCGATCCGGACTGGTACAATCTGGTCCCTGATTACGAAGAGACGCATTATTAG